In the Telopea speciosissima isolate NSW1024214 ecotype Mountain lineage chromosome 2, Tspe_v1, whole genome shotgun sequence genome, one interval contains:
- the LOC122652446 gene encoding uncharacterized protein LOC122652446, producing the protein MEDERDFQSHSPSVKHKFRSSLCFSCCFGNGQHEQLDDVDKPRVVKASSEWLKTRAHEFPEFKEKCRNLIFRMGRGRRHSADFKYDPLSYALNFDEGTDDDHQNEELPLRNFTSRLPASPRKSVAVSEITACS; encoded by the coding sequence ATGGAAGACGAACGCGAttttcaatctcattctccatcggTGAAGCACAAGTTCCGATCAAGTCTCTGCTTCTCTTGTTGCTTCGGTAACGGACAGCATGAACAACTCGATGATGTAGACAAGCCAAGAGTCGTGAAAGCTTCATCAGAATGGCTGAAAACCAGGGCCCACGAATTCCCTGAATTCAAAGAAAAATGCCGGAATCTAATCTTTCGGATGGGTAGAGGTCGTAGACACTCGGCCGATTTCAAGTACGATCCGTTAAGCTACGCTCTTAATTTCGATGAAGGAACAGATGATGATCATCAAAATGAAGAATTACCTCTGAGGAACTTCACTTCAAGGCTTCCTGCTTCGCCTCGGAAATCTGTGGCTGTGAGTGAGATCACTGCATGTAGTTAG